From Pseudomonas fluorescens:
GCGAAGCCACTTCTCCCCTGATCGACAAGAAACGCGCTGTTGAACTGCTCGGCACCATGCAAGGCGGCTACAACATCGTGACGTTGGTCGAGCTGCTGGACGACGCCGAGCTGGCACCTGTCGCCGCCGCCCAACTCAAGCACACCCTGCTGATGTTCGATGCGTTCCACGACGTGGCCGAGAAGGCCCGCAACGGCAACGAACACGCCAAAGCCGTGATCCAGTCCTGGGCCGACGGCGAGTGGTTCAAGAACCGCCCGACCCTGGCCGACAAGATCAGCCTGCGCGTATTCAAGGTCACCGGCGAAACCAACACCGACGACCTGTCCCCTGCCCCGGACGCCTGGTCCCGCCCTGATATCCCGCTGCACGCCCTGGCCATGCTGAAAATGGCGCGTGAAGGCATTGTGCCGGACGAGCAAGGCAAGACCGGCCCGATGAAGCAGATCGAAGAAATGCGCGGCCAAGGCTTCCCGATCGCCTACGTCGGTGACGTGGTCGGTACCGGTTCTTCGCGTAAATCCGCGACCAACTCGGTACTGTGGTTCTTCGGCGACGACGTTCCTTACGTGCCGAACAAGCGCGCCGGCGGCTTCTGCTTCGGCAGCAAGATCGCTCCAATCTTCTACAACACCATGGAAGATGCCGGCGCACTGCCGATCGAATTCGACGTCACCAACATGAACATGGGCGACGTGATCGACCTGTACCCGCATGCTGGCAAAGTCTGCAAACACGGCACCGACGAAGTCCTGACCACCTTCGAAATGAAGACCCCGGTCCTGTTGGACGAAGTTCGCGCCGGCGGCCGTATCCCGCTGATCATCGGCCGTGGCCTGACCGACAAGGCTCGCGCCGAGCTGGGTCTGGGCCCTACCGACCTGTTCAAGCTGCCTGAAGCACCGGTCGACACTGGCAAGGGTTTCACCCTGGCCCAGAAAATGGTCGGCAAGGCGTGCGGCCTGCCGGAAGGCAAAGGCGTTCGCCCAGGGACTTACTGCGAACCGAAGATGACCACCGTGGGTTCCCAGGACACCACCGGTCCGATGACCCGTGACGAACTGAAAGACCTGGCGTGCCTGGGCTTCTCGACCGACCTGGTGATGCAGTCCTTCTGCCACACCGCGGCTTATCCAAAGCCGATCGACGTGACCACCCACCACACCCTGCCTGACTTCATCATGACCCGTGGCGGTGTATCGCTGCGTCCAGGCGACGGCATCATCCACAGCTGGCTGAACCGCATGCTGCTGCCGGATACCGTCGGCACCGGTGGTGACTCCCACACCCGTTTCCCGATGGGCATCTCGTTCCCGGCCGGTTCCGGTCTGGTCGCGTTCGCCGCAGCCACTGGCGTTATGCCACTGGACATGCCGGAATCGATCCTGGTGCGCTTCAAAGGCAAAATGAAACCTGGCATCACCCTGCGTGACCTGGTTCATGCCATTCCTTACTACGCGATCCAGGCTGGCCTGCTGACCGTAGAGAAGAAAGGCAAGAAAAACGCCTTCTCCGGCCGCATCCTGGAAATCGAAGGCCTGAACGACCTGACGCTGGAGCAGGCTTTCGAGCTGTCCGACGCCTCGGCCGAACGTTCGGCTGCCGGTTGCACCATCAAGCTGTCGAAAGAATCCGTCACCGAATACCTGAACTCCAACATCACCCTGCTGCGCTGGATGATCGGTGAAGGCTACGGCGACGCACGCACCCTGGAACGTCGCGCCCAAGCGATGGAAGCCTGGGTTGCCAACCCGGAACTGATGGAAGCCGATGCCGACGCGGAATACGCCGAAGTCATCGAGATCGACCTGGCCGAAATCAACGAGCCGATCCTCTGCGCACCGAACGACCCGGACGACGCCCGTCTGTTGTCCAGCGTTGCCGGCGAGAAGATCGACGAAGTGTTCATCGGTTCGTGCATGACCAACATCGGTCACTTCCGTGCTGCCGGTAAGCTGCTGGAGCAGGTCAAGGGTCAGCTGCCAACTCGTCTGTGGCTGTCGCCGCCGACCAAGATGGACGCTCACCAGCTGACCGAAGAAGGCTACTACGGCATCTACGGCAAGGCTGGCGCGCGCATGGAAATGCCGGGCTGCTCGCTGTGCATGGGTAACCAGGCACGTGTAGAGCCGAACTCGACCGTCGTATCGACCTCCACCCGTAACTTCCCGAACCGTCTGGGTGATGGCGCGAACGTCTACCTGGCGTCGGCTGAGCTGGCGGCAGTGGCCTCCACCCTCGGTCGCCTGCCGACCGTCGAAGAGTACATGGGCTACGCAGCGAAACTGGACACCATGGCCAGTGACGTCTACCGCTACCTGAACTTCGACCAGATCGCCGAGTTCCGCAAAATCGCAGCAAGCGCCAACATCCCGGTGATTCAAGCCTAAGGTGTGTTGATGTAAAGGACGCCGCGTATCGCAAGGTACGCGGCGTTTTTTTGTGCCTGGAATACTGTGGGAGGGGGCTTGCCCCCTCCCACACTACGCGCAAGCCCTCCCACACCATGCCTGCGTCACGCGTTGCTCGCCTCAAGCACCAACTGCACCGCGTCGTCGACACTCAAGCCGCTGAGCAGTACATGCGGCGCCAACGCTTCAGGCAGTACCTGCAACACCTCGCGGGCATCATGCCGCACACGGGCCAGCACCAGGCGCTTGCCCTCCCCCCGCACCTGGGCAAAAAACACCGCCAGCGCTTCGATACTGGTGCCATCGAGGTCGGGCGACTCTTCCAGGCTCAGTACCACCGCCTGAACGGGTGCCTGGCGCATCAGGCGCAAGGCCGCCCCCAGGATGCGCTCGGCGTTCGCGAAAAACAGCGCTTCACTGGGCCGCACGATCAGCACGCCTGGCACTTCCACAGCATCGGCATGGTGCTGGCGATCGACAAAATCATGACTGTCACCCAGGCGCCCGAGCACCTGGATGTCCGCTGAGGACATCTGGCGCAACATCAACATCACGCTGATCGCCACGGCGAGCAACAAGCCATCCAGCACACCCAGCACCAGCACTGCCGCCACCGCGCAGACCACCAGCAAGCGATCGCGTCGCCACAGGAAATAGCGCCCCAGGGGCTGCAGGCTCAAACCACGCCCCAAGGCATAGATGACTACCGCCGCGAGCACCGGCTCCGGCGTCAGCGCCACATACGGCAGCACCGTCAGCACGATCACCAATATCACCAGCGCCGCAACGATCCCCGCGAACCGTGAATAGGCGCCGGCCGCCTCATTGGCCGATGTCGCCGAATACCCGGCCCCCGCCGGCATGCCGTGGAACAACCCCGACACCAGGTTGGCCGCCCCCAGCGCCAGCAAATCACGGTTGGATGACACTCGGTCGCCATGCTTGAGGGCGAATGAGCTGATGGAGCCGTAGGACTCTGCGTACAAAATCATCACCAAGGCAAATGCCAGTTCGCCCAGGCGCAACCAGTCGGCAAACGGCAGTACCGGCAAATGCCCGAGTTCCAGGCGCAGGTCGATCATGCCGATCAGCGCCACGCCCTGGGCCTGCAGGCCCAGTAACTGCCCGGCCACGATGCCCAGCACCACGACCACCAGGCCACCGGGCACCCGTGGCAGGCGTGCGCACAGCCGCAACACCAGCAACGCCGCCGCCGCCACCAGCGCGGCGGGCCAGTTCCAGCGTGGCAACTGTTCGAGCAGTTGCGGCAGGAAGCGGATCAGGTTGTTATCGGTGAGATGGACGCCCACCACATTGGCCACTTGCTTGAGGATGATGGTCAACGCCAGGCCGAAGGCAAAGCCGCGCAACACCGGCTTGGCGATAAACGAGGTGACGCCGCCGAGCTTGAACAGCCCGGCCAGGAGAAAAAATACCCCAATGATCAGCACCAGCCCAAAGGCCAGGGAAAGCCTCAGCGCCGGGTCGTCACCGGCCAGGCTGGCCGTGGCCGCCGCCAGCACCGCCGCCGACGATGAGGTGGCCGAGACAATCGCAAAGCGGCTGCTGCCAAACAGGCCGTAGCACACCAGCCCGGCAAACAAGGCAATCACCCCGGCCTGGGGTGGCAGTGCGGCAATGCTGGAATAGGCCACCGCTTCCGGCAGCAGCAAACCGGCAATGGATAAGCCGGCGAGAATGTCCTGGGTGCGATTCGGCGGTATGACAACGGGCGTCTCGGTTGCAGTTTTCAAGCGGCCCCACTCCTCCTGGCAAAAACGTGCTCCAGCTTAGCGCTCATTGGCGTGTCGTGGTTGAGCCCCGTCAGGTTTTGCACGCGCAAAAAAAAGCCGATTCGCGGTGTGCGCGAATCGACCTTGTGGGGTACAGCCGGGTGTCAGGACAGCAGCGAGTAAATCAGCGCGGTAATCGCCACCAGGCCGACGGCCGTGACGAATACGTTGGACGCCTGCCCACGGTACTTGGCCATGGCCGGCACCTTGCGGATCGCATACATCGGCATCAGGAACAGGATCGACGCAATGATCGGCCCCCCCAGGGTCTCGATCATGCCGAGGATGCTGGGGTTGAGCGTGGCCACCATCCAGCACACCACCAGCATGAAGGCGGCGGTCATGCGGTCCAGGGTCTTGGCTGCAGGGCGGCGGCCGCTCTTGACCACCAGGCCTTTCAAGCCTTCGCTGGCACCGATGTAGTGGCCCAGGAACGACTTGGCAATCGCCACGAACGCAATCAACGGCGCCGCGAAGGCGATGGTCGGGTTGTCGAAGTGGTTGGCCAGGTACGACAGGATCGACAGGTTTTGTGCCTTCGCTTCAGCCAGCTGTGCCGGCGACAGGGTCAGCACGCAGCTGAACACGAAAAACAGCACCATCACCACCATCAACAGGTGCGCACGGGACAGGATCTGCGAGCTGCGCTCATCGGCATGGGCGCCGTACTGGCGCTTCTGGTCCACCGCAAAGGCCGAGATGATCGGCGAGTGGTTGAACGAGAACACCATCACCGGAATCGCCAGCCACAGGGTATTGAGCAAAGCCGACGGTGCCGGGACCACGCTTGCCGTGCTGAGAATGCCGCCGGTCCAATGGGGGATCAGGTACACCGCCAGGAACAGCAAGGCGACGATAAACGGATACACCATCAGGCTCATGGCCTTGACGATCACCTGCTCACCGCAGCGAACCACTGCCAGCAGGCCGAGGATCAGCACGAATGCCAGGATCGCCCGGGGCGGCGGCATGATGTGCAACTGGTGCTCCATGAAACTGCTGACGGTGTTGGTCAACGCCACGCTGTAGATCAGCAGGATCGGGAAAATTGCGAAGAAGTACAGCAAGGTGATCAGGGCACCGGCCTTGACGCCGAAGTGCTCTTCGACCACATCGGTAATGTCGGAGCCTTCGCGGCCGGACAAGACGAAACGGGTCAGGCCACGGTGGGCAAAGAACGTCATCGGGAAGGCCAGCAGCGCCAGGATCACCAGCGGCCAGAAGCCCCCCAGGCCCGCGTTGATCGGCAAGAACAAGGTGCCGGCGCCAATGGCGGTGCCGAACAGACCGAGCATCCAAGTGGTGTCCTGGTGGCTCCAGTTTGTGAGGGTTGCAGGTGTCGTTGCATAGCGTTCGTCGACGCTATTGGCCTGATCATTCATCCGGTCGGATCTCCGCATTTCCACAGCCGGGACGAGTCAGAAAAACCTGACAGGCAGCGCCCCAGCCATAACAGGGGCGCGATTGTCCGGGATTCTCCTGAAGAAGCAAAGACTTAGCTGAGGAACGGTTATGCGACGCAGACGCGCAGGGGCGGCTACAGGCGGCGGTTTTAAAGGGCTCTGGCGTGACGCAGGATAATCCGGCCGTGCACAATTCTATTGGGGCCACATACCTGTCTTGTGAATGAGCGTCGCACGGCAGCAGCCTGGCGCACGCAATGACTGCCCGTTGACAGCCCCACGTCCATCCCAGCATGATCGGGGCATGAACCTGACTCAGCAATGCCTCACCCGTACCACCACCACGACCGCTCAAGGCGGGTCGTGCGGTTGCCGTGGGTGCTTGAACTAGCCACACACAGAATCAACCCAAGGCCCCGCCAGCAATGGACGGGGCCTTTTTATTGCTCCGTCCTCCGGCCACCACCAGGAGCACTACAATGACTGACGCCCTACTGATCATCGATATGCAAACCGGCTTGTACGATGGCCCGGACAAACCCTTCGAGCGCGAACGCGTACTGGGCACCATCAACCACCTGATCCAAGCCGCCCGCAATGCCGGCGCTCCGATCTTCGTGGCCCGCCACACCGGCCCTGCGGGTTCCCCCATCGAAGCGGGCAGCCCGCCTTGGCAGGTATGGCCCGCGCTGGATGTCGATGAAGCGCGCGACCACCTGTTCAATAAAACCCGCCCCAGTTGCTTCCTGGGCACGGACCTGGCGCAGCAACTGCACGCTGCACAGGTCAATCAACTGGTGATCGTGGGGATGAAAACCCAGTTCTGTATCGACACCACCTGCCGGGTGGCGGCAGAACTGGGGTTCTCGGTGCTACTGCCCGAAGACGGACATACCTGCATGGACACCCCGACACTGTCGGCCCAGGAAATCATCGAGCATCACAATGCAACGTTGGCGGGGGCATTTGTAAAACGGGTGAGAGCGACCGAGATAGCGTTCTGACAATACAAACCCTATAGGAGCGAGCTTGCTTGCGACAATCGTAAACGCTATCACGCGAAACCTGACGGCCCCTCCCACCAGGTTTTTCGCGAACAAGCTCGCGCCTACAGTAATTTTTCCATCCAGACAAAACGCGCCGTCCTGCAAATCCCGCATACTCATGCCCTCAAACCCTTCAGGAAGAGCCTTCCGATGACCACCACTGTTCTGGTTCTGGTTGAAACCATCAACGAATACCTGCAAATCATCGAGAGCAACGACTTTCATGTGATCCTGGCACCGACGCCCGCCGAACGCGCCCAGGCCATCAAGACCCACGGCGGGCAGATCAAGGCCGTGCTGACCCGTGGCCCGCTGGGGCTGTATGCCGAGGAAATCGCCGCGCTGCCGTTGCTGGAGATCATTTGCGTGATCGGCGCCGGCTACGAACACGTGGACCTGCAGGCGGCGAGCAACCGCGGGATTGTGGTCACCAACGGTGCCGGGGTGAACGCACCGTCGGTGGCCGACCACGCCATGGCCTTGCTGCTGTCGCTGGTGCGCGGCATTCCGCAGACGGACGCGGCGGTGCGGCGCAGTGAATGGCCCAAGGTGATGCGCCCTTCCCTGGGCGGCAAGCAACTGGGCATTCTCGGGCTCGGCGCCGTGGGCCTGGAGATCGCCAAGCGTGCCGCCCTGGGGTTCGACATGCAGGTGAGTTACCACAATCGCCAGCCGCGCGATGACGTGGACTACACCTACTGCGCCAGCGCGGTGGAACTGGCGCGCACCTCGGACTTCCTGATCCTGGCCACACCCGGTGGCGCCGGAACTCGCCATCTGATCGATCGCATCGCCCTGGATGCGCTGGGCCCCAACGGCTACCTGGTCAATGTCGGGCGTGGCAGTGTGGTGGTGACCGCCGATCTGATTGCCGCCCTTGAACAGCGCCGTATCGGCGGCGCGGCACTGGACGTCTTCGACGATGAACCCAAGGTCCCGGATGCCCTCAAGCGCCTCGGCAATACCGTGCTGACCTCCCACGTGGCCGGCCTGTCGCCGGAAGCGGCCCACGACACCGTGCAGCGGGTGGCTGACAACCTGGTGGAATTCTTCGCCGGCCGACCGGTACTGACGCCAGTGACCTTGCCGCCGCCCAATAAATGACCGATCAGGCACGCTGATCATCATCCAACACGCTAACCTATTAAGCCGCCCCGACCT
This genomic window contains:
- the acnB gene encoding bifunctional aconitate hydratase 2/2-methylisocitrate dehydratase, with the protein product MLEAYRKHIEERAALGIVPQPLNAEQTAGLVELLKNPPAGEEELLVDLITNRIPPGVDEAAYVKAGFLSALAKGEATSPLIDKKRAVELLGTMQGGYNIVTLVELLDDAELAPVAAAQLKHTLLMFDAFHDVAEKARNGNEHAKAVIQSWADGEWFKNRPTLADKISLRVFKVTGETNTDDLSPAPDAWSRPDIPLHALAMLKMAREGIVPDEQGKTGPMKQIEEMRGQGFPIAYVGDVVGTGSSRKSATNSVLWFFGDDVPYVPNKRAGGFCFGSKIAPIFYNTMEDAGALPIEFDVTNMNMGDVIDLYPHAGKVCKHGTDEVLTTFEMKTPVLLDEVRAGGRIPLIIGRGLTDKARAELGLGPTDLFKLPEAPVDTGKGFTLAQKMVGKACGLPEGKGVRPGTYCEPKMTTVGSQDTTGPMTRDELKDLACLGFSTDLVMQSFCHTAAYPKPIDVTTHHTLPDFIMTRGGVSLRPGDGIIHSWLNRMLLPDTVGTGGDSHTRFPMGISFPAGSGLVAFAAATGVMPLDMPESILVRFKGKMKPGITLRDLVHAIPYYAIQAGLLTVEKKGKKNAFSGRILEIEGLNDLTLEQAFELSDASAERSAAGCTIKLSKESVTEYLNSNITLLRWMIGEGYGDARTLERRAQAMEAWVANPELMEADADAEYAEVIEIDLAEINEPILCAPNDPDDARLLSSVAGEKIDEVFIGSCMTNIGHFRAAGKLLEQVKGQLPTRLWLSPPTKMDAHQLTEEGYYGIYGKAGARMEMPGCSLCMGNQARVEPNSTVVSTSTRNFPNRLGDGANVYLASAELAAVASTLGRLPTVEEYMGYAAKLDTMASDVYRYLNFDQIAEFRKIAASANIPVIQA
- a CDS encoding SulP family inorganic anion transporter; this translates as MKTATETPVVIPPNRTQDILAGLSIAGLLLPEAVAYSSIAALPPQAGVIALFAGLVCYGLFGSSRFAIVSATSSSAAVLAAATASLAGDDPALRLSLAFGLVLIIGVFFLLAGLFKLGGVTSFIAKPVLRGFAFGLALTIILKQVANVVGVHLTDNNLIRFLPQLLEQLPRWNWPAALVAAAALLVLRLCARLPRVPGGLVVVVLGIVAGQLLGLQAQGVALIGMIDLRLELGHLPVLPFADWLRLGELAFALVMILYAESYGSISSFALKHGDRVSSNRDLLALGAANLVSGLFHGMPAGAGYSATSANEAAGAYSRFAGIVAALVILVIVLTVLPYVALTPEPVLAAVVIYALGRGLSLQPLGRYFLWRRDRLLVVCAVAAVLVLGVLDGLLLAVAISVMLMLRQMSSADIQVLGRLGDSHDFVDRQHHADAVEVPGVLIVRPSEALFFANAERILGAALRLMRQAPVQAVVLSLEESPDLDGTSIEALAVFFAQVRGEGKRLVLARVRHDAREVLQVLPEALAPHVLLSGLSVDDAVQLVLEASNA
- a CDS encoding serine/threonine transporter, whose amino-acid sequence is MNDQANSVDERYATTPATLTNWSHQDTTWMLGLFGTAIGAGTLFLPINAGLGGFWPLVILALLAFPMTFFAHRGLTRFVLSGREGSDITDVVEEHFGVKAGALITLLYFFAIFPILLIYSVALTNTVSSFMEHQLHIMPPPRAILAFVLILGLLAVVRCGEQVIVKAMSLMVYPFIVALLFLAVYLIPHWTGGILSTASVVPAPSALLNTLWLAIPVMVFSFNHSPIISAFAVDQKRQYGAHADERSSQILSRAHLLMVVMVLFFVFSCVLTLSPAQLAEAKAQNLSILSYLANHFDNPTIAFAAPLIAFVAIAKSFLGHYIGASEGLKGLVVKSGRRPAAKTLDRMTAAFMLVVCWMVATLNPSILGMIETLGGPIIASILFLMPMYAIRKVPAMAKYRGQASNVFVTAVGLVAITALIYSLLS
- a CDS encoding cysteine hydrolase family protein; amino-acid sequence: MTDALLIIDMQTGLYDGPDKPFERERVLGTINHLIQAARNAGAPIFVARHTGPAGSPIEAGSPPWQVWPALDVDEARDHLFNKTRPSCFLGTDLAQQLHAAQVNQLVIVGMKTQFCIDTTCRVAAELGFSVLLPEDGHTCMDTPTLSAQEIIEHHNATLAGAFVKRVRATEIAF
- a CDS encoding 2-hydroxyacid dehydrogenase translates to MTTTVLVLVETINEYLQIIESNDFHVILAPTPAERAQAIKTHGGQIKAVLTRGPLGLYAEEIAALPLLEIICVIGAGYEHVDLQAASNRGIVVTNGAGVNAPSVADHAMALLLSLVRGIPQTDAAVRRSEWPKVMRPSLGGKQLGILGLGAVGLEIAKRAALGFDMQVSYHNRQPRDDVDYTYCASAVELARTSDFLILATPGGAGTRHLIDRIALDALGPNGYLVNVGRGSVVVTADLIAALEQRRIGGAALDVFDDEPKVPDALKRLGNTVLTSHVAGLSPEAAHDTVQRVADNLVEFFAGRPVLTPVTLPPPNK